In Pseudomonas fluorescens, the following are encoded in one genomic region:
- the inhA gene encoding isonitrile hydratase, which translates to MTLQIGFLLFPQVQQLDLTGPYDVLASLPDVKVHLIWKDLMPVTASTGLLLKPTTTFDDCPALDVICVPGGSGVGPLMEDDQTLDFLKAQAANARYITSVCTGSLVLGAAGLLKGKRATTHWAYHELLKPLGAIAVQGRVVRDGNLLTGGGITAGIDFALTLAAELFDQATAELVQLQLEYAPAPPFSAGSPETAPASVLEEARQRAAGSLKLRAQITERAAAKLDRQ; encoded by the coding sequence ATGACGTTGCAGATCGGTTTTCTGTTGTTTCCACAGGTCCAGCAACTGGACCTGACCGGCCCTTACGACGTACTGGCCTCGCTGCCGGATGTGAAAGTGCATCTGATCTGGAAAGACCTGATGCCGGTCACCGCCAGCACCGGCCTGCTGTTGAAACCCACCACCACCTTCGACGATTGCCCGGCACTGGATGTGATCTGTGTGCCCGGTGGCAGTGGCGTCGGCCCCTTGATGGAAGATGACCAGACCCTGGACTTTCTCAAGGCCCAGGCCGCCAACGCCCGCTACATCACTTCGGTGTGCACCGGCTCGCTGGTGCTGGGCGCGGCGGGATTGCTCAAGGGCAAACGCGCCACCACTCACTGGGCGTATCACGAATTGCTCAAGCCGCTGGGTGCAATCGCGGTGCAAGGCCGGGTGGTTCGCGACGGCAATCTGTTGACCGGTGGCGGTATCACCGCCGGTATCGACTTCGCCCTGACCCTGGCCGCCGAGCTGTTCGACCAGGCCACCGCCGAGCTGGTGCAGTTGCAACTGGAATACGCCCCGGCCCCGCCGTTTAGCGCGGGCAGCCCCGAGACGGCACCGGCCAGTGTGCTGGAAGAGGCTCGCCAGCGGGCTGCCGGCTCGTTGAAGCTGCGGGCGCAGATCACCGAGCGCGCGGCGGCAAAACTCGACCGACAGTGA